From a single Myotis daubentonii chromosome 5, mMyoDau2.1, whole genome shotgun sequence genomic region:
- the PALM gene encoding paralemmin-1 isoform X2: protein MEVLAGETTFQQERLQAIAEKRKKQAEIENKRRQLEDDRRQLQHLKSKALRERWLLEGTPSSASEGDKDMRRQMQEDEQKARHLEESISRLEQEIEVLENADTRPAVAKENVAAPSPAKQTQKAEVVLNSQQTPVGTPKAAKPASNTPVRTVEGSPMMKAVVHAVDGTAVNGIQPLSSSEVDDLIHKADEVTLSEAGPAAGAAETGGTSEEAVRTTTPSRREITGVQAQPGEATSGPPGIQPGQEPPVTMIFMGYQNVEDEAESQKVLGLQDTITAELVVIEDEAEPKEAAPPNGSAAEPPTTSGSREENQVGPEAPASDTQDLDMKKQRCKCCSIM from the exons ggtCCTGGCAGGGGAGACCACATTCCAGCAGGAGCGGCTGCAGGCCATTGCA GAGAAACGGAAGAAGCAGGCAGAGATCGAGAACAAGCGGCGGCAGCTGGAGGACGACCGGCGGCAGCTGCAGCATCTGAAG TCCAAGGCGTTGCGGGAACGGTGGCTGCTGGAGGGGACTCCGTCCTCGGCCTCAGAGGGCGACAAGGACATGAGGAGGCAGATGCAGGAGGATGAGCAGAAGGCCCGGCACCTGGAGGAGTCCATCTCCAG GCTGGAGCAGGAGATCGAGGTGCTGGAGAACGCAGACACACGGCCAGCCGTCGCCAAGGAGAACGTGGCCGCCCCCAGCCcggccaaacagacccagaaggCAGAAGTGGTACTGAATTCTCAGCAG ACCCCAGTGGGCACACCCAAAG CAGCGAAGCCAGCCTCCAACACCCCCGTGAGGACGGTGGAAGGCTCCCCCATGATGAAGGCAG TGGTCCATGCCGTGGACGGCACCGCGGTGAACGGGATCCAGCCACTGAGCTCCTCGGAGGTGGACGATCTCATCCACAAGGCAGATGAAGTCACGCTGAGTGAGGCAGGGCCCGCGGCTGGGGCAGCAGAGACCGGGGGGACGTCGGAGGAGGCCGTCCGGACCACCACACCCTCCAGGCGGGAGATCACCGGAGTCCAGGCGCAGCCTGGCGAGGCCACGTCCGGCCCACCGGGCATCCAGCCTGGCCAGGAGCCCCCGGTCACCATGATCTTCATGGGGTACCAGAATGTGGAGGATGAGGCAGAAAGCCAGAAagtgctggggctgcaggacaCCATCACGGCGGAGCTGGTGGTCATCGAGGACGAGGCCGAGCCCAAGGAGGCCGCCCCACCCAACGGCAGTGCGGCCGAGCCCCCGACCACTTCAGGCTCCAGGGAGGAGAACCAGGTGGGGCCTGAGGCCCCTGCCAGCGACACCCAGGACCTTGACATGAAGAAGCAGCGTTGTAAATGCTGCTCCATCATGTGA
- the PALM gene encoding paralemmin-1 isoform X3, with translation MEVLAGETTFQQERLQAIAEKRKKQAEIENKRRQLEDDRRQLQHLKSKALRERWLLEGTPSSASEGDKDMRRQMQEDEQKARHLEESISRLEQEIEVLENADTRPAVAKENVAAPSPAKQTQKAEVVLNSQQTPVGTPKAAKPASNTPVRTVEGSPMMKAAMYSVEITVEKDKVTGETRVLSSTTLLPREPLLQGVKVYEDETKVVHAVDGTAVNGIQPLSSSEVDDLIHKADEVTLSEAGPAAGAAETGGTSEEAVRTTTPSRREITGVQAQPGEATSGPPGIQPGQEPPVTMIFMGYQNVEDEAESQKVLGLQDTITAELVVIEDEAEPKEAAPPNGSAAEPPTTSGSREENQVGPEAPASDTQDLDMKKQRCKCCSIM, from the exons ggtCCTGGCAGGGGAGACCACATTCCAGCAGGAGCGGCTGCAGGCCATTGCA GAGAAACGGAAGAAGCAGGCAGAGATCGAGAACAAGCGGCGGCAGCTGGAGGACGACCGGCGGCAGCTGCAGCATCTGAAG TCCAAGGCGTTGCGGGAACGGTGGCTGCTGGAGGGGACTCCGTCCTCGGCCTCAGAGGGCGACAAGGACATGAGGAGGCAGATGCAGGAGGATGAGCAGAAGGCCCGGCACCTGGAGGAGTCCATCTCCAG GCTGGAGCAGGAGATCGAGGTGCTGGAGAACGCAGACACACGGCCAGCCGTCGCCAAGGAGAACGTGGCCGCCCCCAGCCcggccaaacagacccagaaggCAGAAGTGGTACTGAATTCTCAGCAG ACCCCAGTGGGCACACCCAAAG CAGCGAAGCCAGCCTCCAACACCCCCGTGAGGACGGTGGAAGGCTCCCCCATGATGAAGGCAG CCATGTACTCGGTTGAGATCACGGTGGAGAAGGACAAGGTGACCGGGGAGACCCGGGTGCTGTCCAGCACCACCTTGCTCCCTCGGGAGCCGCTCCTTCAGGGCGTCAAGGTCTACGAGGACGAGACCAAAG TGGTCCATGCCGTGGACGGCACCGCGGTGAACGGGATCCAGCCACTGAGCTCCTCGGAGGTGGACGATCTCATCCACAAGGCAGATGAAGTCACGCTGAGTGAGGCAGGGCCCGCGGCTGGGGCAGCAGAGACCGGGGGGACGTCGGAGGAGGCCGTCCGGACCACCACACCCTCCAGGCGGGAGATCACCGGAGTCCAGGCGCAGCCTGGCGAGGCCACGTCCGGCCCACCGGGCATCCAGCCTGGCCAGGAGCCCCCGGTCACCATGATCTTCATGGGGTACCAGAATGTGGAGGATGAGGCAGAAAGCCAGAAagtgctggggctgcaggacaCCATCACGGCGGAGCTGGTGGTCATCGAGGACGAGGCCGAGCCCAAGGAGGCCGCCCCACCCAACGGCAGTGCGGCCGAGCCCCCGACCACTTCAGGCTCCAGGGAGGAGAACCAGGTGGGGCCTGAGGCCCCTGCCAGCGACACCCAGGACCTTGACATGAAGAAGCAGCGTTGTAAATGCTGCTCCATCATGTGA
- the PALM gene encoding paralemmin-1 isoform X1 produces the protein MVLAGETTFQQERLQAIAEKRKKQAEIENKRRQLEDDRRQLQHLKSKALRERWLLEGTPSSASEGDKDMRRQMQEDEQKARHLEESISRLEQEIEVLENADTRPAVAKENVAAPSPAKQTQKAEVVLNSQQTPVGTPKAAKPASNTPVRTVEGSPMMKAAMYSVEITVEKDKVTGETRVLSSTTLLPREPLLQGVKVYEDETKVVHAVDGTAVNGIQPLSSSEVDDLIHKADEVTLSEAGPAAGAAETGGTSEEAVRTTTPSRREITGVQAQPGEATSGPPGIQPGQEPPVTMIFMGYQNVEDEAESQKVLGLQDTITAELVVIEDEAEPKEAAPPNGSAAEPPTTSGSREENQVGPEAPASDTQDLDMKKQRCKCCSIM, from the exons At ggtCCTGGCAGGGGAGACCACATTCCAGCAGGAGCGGCTGCAGGCCATTGCA GAGAAACGGAAGAAGCAGGCAGAGATCGAGAACAAGCGGCGGCAGCTGGAGGACGACCGGCGGCAGCTGCAGCATCTGAAG TCCAAGGCGTTGCGGGAACGGTGGCTGCTGGAGGGGACTCCGTCCTCGGCCTCAGAGGGCGACAAGGACATGAGGAGGCAGATGCAGGAGGATGAGCAGAAGGCCCGGCACCTGGAGGAGTCCATCTCCAG GCTGGAGCAGGAGATCGAGGTGCTGGAGAACGCAGACACACGGCCAGCCGTCGCCAAGGAGAACGTGGCCGCCCCCAGCCcggccaaacagacccagaaggCAGAAGTGGTACTGAATTCTCAGCAG ACCCCAGTGGGCACACCCAAAG CAGCGAAGCCAGCCTCCAACACCCCCGTGAGGACGGTGGAAGGCTCCCCCATGATGAAGGCAG CCATGTACTCGGTTGAGATCACGGTGGAGAAGGACAAGGTGACCGGGGAGACCCGGGTGCTGTCCAGCACCACCTTGCTCCCTCGGGAGCCGCTCCTTCAGGGCGTCAAGGTCTACGAGGACGAGACCAAAG TGGTCCATGCCGTGGACGGCACCGCGGTGAACGGGATCCAGCCACTGAGCTCCTCGGAGGTGGACGATCTCATCCACAAGGCAGATGAAGTCACGCTGAGTGAGGCAGGGCCCGCGGCTGGGGCAGCAGAGACCGGGGGGACGTCGGAGGAGGCCGTCCGGACCACCACACCCTCCAGGCGGGAGATCACCGGAGTCCAGGCGCAGCCTGGCGAGGCCACGTCCGGCCCACCGGGCATCCAGCCTGGCCAGGAGCCCCCGGTCACCATGATCTTCATGGGGTACCAGAATGTGGAGGATGAGGCAGAAAGCCAGAAagtgctggggctgcaggacaCCATCACGGCGGAGCTGGTGGTCATCGAGGACGAGGCCGAGCCCAAGGAGGCCGCCCCACCCAACGGCAGTGCGGCCGAGCCCCCGACCACTTCAGGCTCCAGGGAGGAGAACCAGGTGGGGCCTGAGGCCCCTGCCAGCGACACCCAGGACCTTGACATGAAGAAGCAGCGTTGTAAATGCTGCTCCATCATGTGA